The following are encoded in a window of Amaranthus tricolor cultivar Red isolate AtriRed21 chromosome 2, ASM2621246v1, whole genome shotgun sequence genomic DNA:
- the LOC130806457 gene encoding pentatricopeptide repeat-containing protein At1g52640, mitochondrial-like: MTLFCRCRAFSIFFFRVLSLSSSNGFSSLHYSRPFSSKPLLASPHDVNTISRILSDCRDPHHNIESALAPFSSKLSTNLVDQVLKRTRNLSFPVHRFYLWAKKSPDFEPNTNTYKILIDVLGCRKQFHLIWDLLSELKSSQNFELCPNIFWVIFSNYCRAGLPNDAILAFDRMPEFGLEPSLNDLDHLLYLLCRKKFVKHGQEVFDKMKCKFDVGVKTYTILIRGWGDIGDSGKARKVFDEMLDRGCKVDVTAYNSLLEALCNGGNLDEAKTMFREMESKGLTPDDFTYMVFIRSYSKTGNINSVFRLLDRMKRYKFVSNLYTYNIVIKKLCENHKVDEAYKLLDEVIKFGVSPDTWSFNAIMVCHCDSNEVNKALRLLSRMDKENCKPNSHTYNMLLKMLMKIDRFDGVEAVWDNMSLMGFYPSVSTYAITINGFLKNGKPDKACKYFEIMIDEGIPPYSSTIELLRKELVGWRMSEKVAILAEKMEASSSSSIKELSKIMRGRRSQHRMRKEHGSLDCRKEEWPFCPDARSFPSSSLGRGRIRDLFSLSQYIKDLRMSSEDRATFSPEVPK, translated from the exons ATGACACTATTCTGCCGATGCAGAGCATTTTCGATCTTTTTCTTCCGCGTCCTCTCCTTGTCCTCCTCTAATGGCTTCTCTTCTCTCCATTATTCTCGTCCATTCTCATCCAAACCACTTCTTGCATCTCCCCACGATGTTAATACCATCTCTCGCATTCTCAGCGACTGTCGTGATCCACACCACAACATTGAATCTGCACTTGCACCTTTTTCATCAAAACTTTCCACCAATTTAGTTGATCAAGTTTTGAAAAGAACCAGAAATCTGAGCTTTCCTGTTCACAGATTCTATCTTTGGGCGAAAAAGTCTCCTGATTTTGAACCCAATACTAATACCTACAAGATTCTTATTGATGTTCTGGGTTGTAGAAAGCAGTTTCATTtaatttgggatttgctttctGAGTTGAAATCATCTCAAAATTTTGAACTTTGCCCAAATATTTTCTGggttatttttagtaattattgtAGAGCCGGTTTACCTAATGATGCAATTCTAGCTTTTGATCGAATGCCTGAATTTGGACTTGAACCAAGCTTGAATGATCTTGATCATCTTTTGTATTTGTTGTGTAGGAAGAAATTTGTTAAACATGGGCAAGAGGTTTTTGATAAAATGAAGTGTAAATTTGACGTGGGTGTAAAAACTTATACAATTTTGATCAGAGGTTGGGGTGATATAGGTGATTCAGGAAAAGCACGTaaggtgtttgatgaaatgcttgaTAGAGGGTGTAAAGTTGATGTTACTGCTTATAATAGTTTGTTGGAAGCCTTGTGCAATGGAGGGAATTTAGATGAGGCAAAGACTATGTTTAGAGAAATGGAGTCCAAGGGACTTACTCCTGATGATTTTACTTATATGGTATTTATTCGGTCTTATAGTAAAACAGGTAATATTAACTCGGTTTTTAGATTGCTTGATAGAATGAAGAGATATAAGTTTGTATCTAACTTGTATACTTATAATATAGTAATTAAGAAGCTTTGTGAAAATCATAAGGTTGATGAGGCTTACAAACTTTTGGATGAGGTGATAAAATTCGGAGTTAGTCCAGACACATGGAGTTTTAATGCGATCATGGTTTGTCATTGTGATAGTAATGAGGTTAACAAAGCTCTGAGATTGCTGTCTAGAATGGACAAAGAAAACTGTAAGCCAAACAGCCATACATACAATATGTTGCTTAAAATGTTAATGAAGATTGATAGATTTGATGGGGTTGAAGCAGTGTGGGATAACATGTCACTCATGGGATTTTATCCTTCAGTTTCGACTTATGCTATAACGATCAATGGATTTCTTAAGAATGGGAAGCCAGACAAGGCATGTAAATACTTTGAGATAATGATTGATGAAGGAATCCCACCTTATTCTTCAACTATTGAATTGTTGAGGAAGGAGCTTGTGGGATGGAGAATGTCAGAGAAGGTGGCTATATTGGCGGAGAAGATGGAGGCAAGTAGTTCTTCCTCGATAAAAGAACTTTCGAAAATAATGAGAGGACGCAGGTCTCAACATCGGATGAGGAAGGAACATGGGAGTTTAGATTGTAGAAAAGAGGAATGGCCCTTCTGTCCTGATGCAAG GTCTTTCCCTTCTTCAAGTCTTGGGAGAGGAAGGATAAGggatttattttctttgtcACAATATATTAAAGATCTTAGAATGAGCAGTGAAGATAGAGCCACTTTCTCTCCGGAGGTGCCAAAATGA